Proteins encoded within one genomic window of Neodiprion fabricii isolate iyNeoFabr1 chromosome 6, iyNeoFabr1.1, whole genome shotgun sequence:
- the LOC124184955 gene encoding tropomyosin-1 isoform X2: MDAIKKKMQAMKLEKDNAQDKADTCEGQAKEANLRADKVLEEVNDLQKKLQQVEADLVANKQNLEQANKDLEEREKSLTNAESEVAALNRKVQLIEEDLERSEERLGTATTKLTEASQAADESSRMCKVLENRSQQDEERMDQLTNQLKEARLLAEDADGKSDEVSRKLAFVEDELEVAEDRVKSGEAKIMELEEELKVVGNSLKSLEVSEEKANQRVEEFKRQLKTLTVKLKEAEARAEFAEKTVKKLQKEVDRLEDDLFHEKEKHKAICDDLDSTFAELSAY; encoded by the exons ATGGACGCGATTAAGAAGAAGATGCAAGCGATGAAGCTTGAGAAGGACAACGCGCAGGACAAAGCCGACACCTGCGAGGGACAGGCCAAAGAGGCAAACCTCCGCGCGGACAAAGTCCTCGAGGAAGTCAACGACCTGCAAAAGAAGCTGCAGCAGGTCGAGGCCGACCTTGTAGCCAACAAGCAGAACTTGGAGCAGGCTAACAAGGATCTTGAGGAGCGTGAAAAGTCCCTTACCAAC GCTGAGTCCGAGGTGGCTGCTTTGAACAGGAAAGTCCAGCTGATTGAAGAGGACTTGGAACGCTCTGAGGAGCGTCTGGGTACCGCGACGACGAAACTGACCGAAGCTTCCCAGGCGGCTGATGAGTCGAGCCG TATGTGCAAAGTATTGGAGAACCGCAGTCAGCAGGATGAGGAGAGGATGGACCAGCTCACGAACCAGCTGAAGGAGGCTCGTCTCCTTGCTGAGGACGCTGACGGAAAGTCCGACGAGGTATCCCGCAAGCTGGCCTTCGTTGAAGACGAGCTTGAGGTAGCCGAGGACCGTGTCAAGTCCGGAGAAGC CAAGATCATGGAGCTTGAGGAGGAACTCAAGGTTGTCGGCAACAGCTTGAAATCCTTGGAAGTGTCCGAAGAAAAG GCCAACCAACGAGTCGAGGAATTCAAGCGCCAGCTCAAGACCTTGACTGTCAAGCTAAAGGAGGCCGAAGCTCGTGCAGAATTCGCCGAGAAGACCGTCAAGAAGCTCCAGAAGGAGGTTGACAGGCTTGAAG ACGATTTGTTCCACGAGAAGGAGAAACACAAAGCAATTTGCGACGACTTGGACTCGACGTTTGCTGAACTTAGTGCCTACTAA
- the LOC124184955 gene encoding tropomyosin-1 isoform X1 — protein sequence MDAIKKKMQAMKLEKDNAQDKADTCEGQAKEANLRADKVLEEVNDLQKKLQQVEADLVANKQNLEQANKDLEEREKSLTNAESEVAALNRKVQLIEEDLERSEERLGTATTKLTEASQAADESSRMCKVLENRSQQDEERMDQLTNQLKEARLLAEDADGKSDEVSRKLAFVEDELEVAEDRVKSGEAKIMELEEELKVVGNSLKSLEVSEEKANQRVEEFKRQLKTLTVKLKEAEARAEFAEKTVKKLQKEVDRLEDELGINKDRYKSLADEMDSTFAELAGY from the exons ATGGACGCGATTAAGAAGAAGATGCAAGCGATGAAGCTTGAGAAGGACAACGCGCAGGACAAAGCCGACACCTGCGAGGGACAGGCCAAAGAGGCAAACCTCCGCGCGGACAAAGTCCTCGAGGAAGTCAACGACCTGCAAAAGAAGCTGCAGCAGGTCGAGGCCGACCTTGTAGCCAACAAGCAGAACTTGGAGCAGGCTAACAAGGATCTTGAGGAGCGTGAAAAGTCCCTTACCAAC GCTGAGTCCGAGGTGGCTGCTTTGAACAGGAAAGTCCAGCTGATTGAAGAGGACTTGGAACGCTCTGAGGAGCGTCTGGGTACCGCGACGACGAAACTGACCGAAGCTTCCCAGGCGGCTGATGAGTCGAGCCG TATGTGCAAAGTATTGGAGAACCGCAGTCAGCAGGATGAGGAGAGGATGGACCAGCTCACGAACCAGCTGAAGGAGGCTCGTCTCCTTGCTGAGGACGCTGACGGAAAGTCCGACGAGGTATCCCGCAAGCTGGCCTTCGTTGAAGACGAGCTTGAGGTAGCCGAGGACCGTGTCAAGTCCGGAGAAGC CAAGATCATGGAGCTTGAGGAGGAACTCAAGGTTGTCGGCAACAGCTTGAAATCCTTGGAAGTGTCCGAAGAAAAG GCCAACCAACGAGTCGAGGAATTCAAGCGCCAGCTCAAGACCTTGACTGTCAAGCTAAAGGAGGCCGAAGCTCGTGCAGAATTCGCCGAGAAGACCGTCAAGAAGCTCCAGAAGGAGGTTGACAGGCTTGAAG ACGAACTTGGAATCAACAAGGACAGATACAAGTCGTTGGCCGACGAGATGGACTCCACCTTCGCCGAATTGGCCGGATATTAA